A portion of the Naumovozyma castellii chromosome 2, complete genome genome contains these proteins:
- the ALY1 gene encoding Aly1p (ancestral locus Anc_1.282) has translation MSELKPVFSPIFPTEQPIDVSEDATPLAQTGSIRLFIQLAEPVVFLQGFEPTAWEGKPPSMLRGSLIVRVLKPSKIKKITLNLRGYTRTEWPEGIPPKKDEYVEINDVVNHTWPFYHSVDNKKGKPTLKSKDPNGYLLRESCASMYKAPSTSSKHHHHHNHNQSPARSTKNTPLSPNSNDLISTFSLSASPTTRGFDKILEDNDKIDALSLNSISPMSSPKMNPINDSNPKVHSPPIAKSSFISDLFGVGGGTGATSPGPGLINTSDVFIFEPGDYIYTFEQPIPQSYPESLRSHFGFVNYQLLATVERYGVFKSNITAKHNVKLVRMPSTDSVEETEPIAISKDWKDQLHYDIVVASKDIVLDAFLPIAFQLTPLDKVTLHRIRIYLTESMEYYCRHKQVHRMEPTRKFLLAEHNGPILDSMPPNMKTPKAKYLGNLLVDPTNGDLVNKNFEYQVFIPSKLENGERLHPDTGFENIQSNHWINLCLRLSQVIDGVRRHFEVNIDSPIHVLNKLCSHANTLLPSYATNDVADKMDLTRASSDRTINFGNVNNEDVNLYHNSNIFFPKDIILSPMLSPNVQTMDVKFPIPSGFLSPRHGPQDNPNNNKLTVLNSPKLKANIYKPANLNRELTYSQAMPLSPISSPRMKHMTDSSNDEVPPPFTSVTPTRSTHTLSDPPTYAEATSTSNNNNNNSNETTASSNSSMTIPEFELNRSLVPSNSDSVSGSMRRIPTVARDYSNQSVPSNNENTQEDNEDADMASGYQFDSNPRLHSNRKSVSSQGPILNSLRNGIPNTETYAKRRNNSLPMALPSTVRNNNQMFSDLSQVLSGDSANTQLESMSSQHSSIIGRSPRSSLDSTTNQILSRDPAYMEPLLHSETRQDHSMDEGGYQSLDSVTNLAEQPTDTSVDITALYDPNSVAWHPLQNLSDGPILSPPGSPRYTASLNTNSQIIDDFKETFHSSI, from the coding sequence ATGTCTGAACTTAAACCTGTATTCTCACCCATATTCCCCACAGAACAGCCTATAGACGTCTCTGAGGATGCTACTCCACTGGCACAAACAGGCTCTATACGTCTTTTTATACAATTGGCGGAACCGGTCGTCTTTCTCCAAGGGTTTGAACCAACTGCCTGGGAGGGGAAACCACCAAGTATGCTGAGAGGTTCTCTTATTGTTAGAGTATTAAAGCCCAGCAAGATCAAGAAGATTACTTTGAACTTGAGGGGTTACACTAGGACGGAATGGCCTGAGGGAATACCACCAAAGAAAGACGAATATGTAGAGATTAACGATGTCGTCAATCATACTTGGCCATTCTATCACTCCGTCGATAATAAAAAGGGAAAACCAACGTTAAAATCCAAGGATCCCAATGGATATCTACTGAGAGAGAGTTGTGCATCCATGTACAAGGCCCCTAGTACGTCAAGTAAacatcaccatcatcataaCCATAATCAATCCCCAGCGAGATCAACAAAGAATACTCCGTTGTCACCAAACTCAAATGACTTGATCTCCACATTTAGTCTATCCGCTTCTCCTACCACGAGAGGGTTTGATAAGATACTAGAAGATAACGATAAGATCGATGCTTTGAGTTTAAATAGTATATCCCCCATGTCCAGTCCCAAAATGAACCCTATAAATGACTCAAATCCTAAGGTACACTCACCTCCTATCGCcaaatcatcatttatATCTGATCTATTTGGAGTTGGTGGTGGTACGGGAGCCACATCACCTGGACCAGGGCTTATCAACACAAGTGATGTTTTCATCTTCGAGCCAGGGGACTACATTTACACTTTCGAACAACCTATACCACAATCATACCCAGAATCGTTACGTTCGCATTTTGGATTCGtcaattatcaattattagCCACTGTAGAGAGATATGGTGTATTCAAATCCAATATCACCGCTAAGCATAACGTCAAATTGGTAAGAATGCCATCCACAGATTCAGTGGAAGAAACTGAACCGATCGctatttcaaaagattgGAAGGATCAATTACATTATGATATCGTCGTTGCATCCAAAGATATCGTCCTAGATGCATTCTTACCCATTGCATTCCAACTGACTCCATTGGATAAAGTCACTTTACATAGAATAAGGATTTATTTGACTGAATcaatggaatattattgTAGACATAAGCAAGTTCATAGAATGGAACCTACACGGAAATTCCTATTGGCCGAACATAATGGGCCCATATTAGATTCCATGCCACCCAATATGAAGACACCCAAAGCCAAATATTTGGGTAATTTATTAGTGGACCCTACAAATGGTGACTTGGTAAACAAGAATTTCGAATATCAAGTGTTTATTCCCtctaaattggaaaatggtGAAAGATTACATCCAGATACCGGGTTTGAAAACATTCAATCTAATCATTGGATCAATTTATGCTTGAGATTGTCACAAGTCATTGATGGTGTGAGAAGACATTTTGAAGTTAATATTGATTCGCCAATTCATGTCCTGAATAAACTATGCTCGCATGCAAACACTTTATTACCCAGTTATGCCACAAATGATGTGGCAGATAAAATGGATTTAACACGTGCAAGTTCGGACAGAACCATTAATTTTGGGAACgttaataatgaagatgttAATTTATATcataattcaaatatttttttcccCAAAGATATCATACTGTCTCCAATGTTGTCCCCCAATGTACAAACTATGGATGTTAAGTTCCCAATACCGTCTGGATTTCTAAGTCCCAGACATGGTCCACAGGataatccaaataataataagcTAACTGTATTAAATTCACCAAAATTAAAGgcaaatatttacaagCCAGCAAATTTAAATAGGGAGTTAACTTATTCACAAGCCATGCCCTTATCTCCCATATCTTCTCCAAGAATGAAACACATGACAGATAGTagtaatgatgaagttCCACCACCATTCACATCTGTGACACCTACACGGTCAACTCATACATTATCTGACCCTCCAACATATGCGGAGGCAACAAGCACCAgcaataacaacaacaataatagtaatGAAACTACTgcttcttctaattcatctATGACTATCCCTGAGTTTGAACTGAACAGATCATTAGTACCTTCCAACTCAGATTCCGTTTCAGGCTCTATGAGAAGAATACCGACAGTGGCTAGGGATTATAGCAATCAGTCCGTGCCTTCCAACAATGAAAATACACAggaagataatgaagatgctGATATGGCATCAGGCTATCAATTTGATTCTAATCCCAGATTACACTCAAATCGCAAATCTGTCAGTTCACAAGGACCcattttgaattcattaagGAATGGAATACCGAATACGGAGACGTATGCTAAGAGACGTAACAATAGTCTTCCGATGGCTCTCCCATCAACGGTAAGAAATAATAACCAAATGTTTAGTGATTTGTCTCAAGTATTAAGTGGGGACAGTGCAAATACGCAATTGGAATCCATGTCATCGCAACATAGCTCCATTATTGGTCGCAGCCCGCGATCTTCCCTTGATAGTACTACAAATCAAATACTATCGAGAGATCCAGCGTATATGGAACCATTACTTCATTCCGAAACTAGGCAAGACCATTCCATGGATGAAGGTGGATACCAATCGTTAGATTCAGTGACAAATTTGGCCGAACAACCTACGGATACATCAGTTGACATAACAGCGCTTTATGACCCAAATTCTGTGGCATGGCATCCACTGCAAAACTTGTCAGATGGACCCATCCTATCTCCTCCTGGAAGCCCTCGATACACAGCAAGCCTTAATACAAATTCCcaaattattgatgattttaaagaaactttCCATAGTAGCATTTAA
- the NTR2 gene encoding Ntr2p (ancestral locus Anc_1.278), whose protein sequence is MSFKKRNKLKVPTSAIGQNNLPITKNITPSLNLSFDDEENDEEEILPLTFQRKGKNASSIKLPKEIGVENNPTTYDNIYSSKNENKKSEVRILNMDDEELMELDDQNASDNESSEVPTQKEIDEIKKRREKLRLRNLKPKGNDQISERAYVKLLDKEDKIDLMDTITKNGGLKKANEKDNISDGELEEFEDDMLELTESQAQKQRNKKRELIEDAIASTAQHTGDYEKHILSSNLNIDLEIASEMPKLPTLFASDEDDTDENALATEMSKLQFERKKITLQVENLKKQQTLYLEQQQKLLKKLTEW, encoded by the coding sequence ATGTCATTTAAAAAGAGAAATAAGCTTAAAGTCCCCACATCGGCCATTGGACAAAATAACTTGCCTATCACAAAGAACATTACACCATCCCTCAATCTCtcatttgatgatgaagagaatgatgaagaagaaatattgcCATTAACGTTTCAAAGGAAAGGGAAGAATGCCTCTTCAATCAAACTTCCGAAGGAGATAGGAGTTGAAAATAATCCCACTACCTACGATAACATCTATTCATCcaagaatgaaaataagaagagCGAGGTACGAATTTTAaatatggatgatgaagagtTAATGGAATTAGACGACCAAAATGCATCAGATAATGAAAGTTCAGAAGTGCCAACTCAAAAGGAGattgatgaaataaaaaagagGAGGGAGAAGTTGAGACTAAGGAATCTTAAACCCAAGGGAAATGATCAAATTAGTGAAAGAGCGTATGTAAAATTGTTGgataaagaagataagATTGACTTGATGGATACGATAACTAAAAACGGTGGTCTTAAAAAAGCCAATGAGAAGGACAACATCAGTGATGGggaattagaagaatttgaagatgacaTGTTGGAATTAACAGAATCTCAAGCTCAGAAACAGAGGAATaagaaaagagaattgaTAGAGGACGCCATAGCCTCAACTGCCCAACATACTGGAGATTATGAAAAACATATATTGAgttcaaatttgaatatagACCTTGAAATAGCTTCTGAGATGCCTAAACTTCCTACCCTTTTTGCAAGCGACGAAGATGATACAGATGAAAATGCATTAGCAACTGAAATGTCAAAATTACAATTTgagaggaagaaaataacTTTGCAGGTTGAAAACCTAAAGAAACAACAAACTTTGTATTTGGAGCAACAGCAAAAGTTACTTAAAAAACTTACAGAGTGGTAA
- the SAP190 gene encoding Sap190p (ancestral locus Anc_1.268), with translation MSGSFWKFGQDYSMESPISKILNRAFIKIKDNNFNIEKDEPKDIDMTSDKDSQREEKGKLSVPETELEVPTDETEYEKFKPNLDVLDDLLDDDELYTELMCSNSKLLMFLKYPETLSKLVDYVTKEPILTESLIEEPDITEELAERTIIVDADENTLEEPLDRDVEEITDNASDVSQETSCTVPPETEEQIESRRARIAADILAADVWPISSALMENEELLTRLWSVLDHPAPLSIAASSYFMKINERLLDMDINNMLQFILNRKTLVDRFITHVDNPSLMDFLLKVISTDKPDAPTGVINQLKEQDLIPKLLDHLDMTYSASTQSAVGDFIKAFVTLSANSNNEIASGIGPNELTRQLVSSEMMEKLIKTMLNGGTSLSNGVGIIIELIRKNNSDYDFVQVIYTSLATHPPTDRDPIHLTYLVKLFAKYMPDFEKLLSGNKLPLLKTPFGEIEPLGFEKFKICELIAELLHCSNMTLLNEPNGEAIVTERDLERVKMFSQEEDNDMNGTADLQEEIEENSVAEKSSNGGEVTEKLNKLKIEPEQIISETNEEIETEHEDNDTDPVNTNDELDVANGEVETAEIYDETLSDSEATEALLRENPIPGDQLKISLRETGIIRTILEMFFHFEWNNFLHNVVFDIVQQIFNGPLRTTYNRFLLGDLLTGSEIIHLVLDGDKKCAAQQEKHGLRIGYMGHLMLIAEEIAKFIEYIEEMKISFSNPAIQECLNEPQWREYMATILADTRVKYNTVLGDFVSEDGSGDLIHNADLDIIDTDAMKDDEDSYMNEYDSRDNVNDENTYQTFDENENADEDDGYAEYSDGHNSDDLQYSPERNQQTDKIQSNEGYPEHGDKFTSYMSHHLGGNFNDTVGKGNNMNNTQESAEGDGEGWSSRDAEHNMAHNLAKHEDIHAQFKMEDIHDDEDYTDPSDDGQSYAKPGHPLYSGFIPSRKDSNGVQLISNSQLSDEEESSDDSSSDLNDDEEDEDGNIGSDDYNDGSEYSLQRTRSKEFTFMS, from the coding sequence ATGTCAGGttcattttggaaatttggaCAAGACTATTCCATGGAATCTCccatttccaaaatattaaatagAGCATTCATAAAGATAAAGGATAACAATTTTAATATCGAAAAGGATGAACCAAAAGATATAGATATGACAAGTGACAAAGACTCCCAAAGGGAGGAAAAAGGAAAGTTGTCAGTACCGGAAACGGAACTTGAAGTACCAACAGATGAAACAGAATACGAGAAATTCAAACCAAACCTTGATGTGTTAGATGACTTattggatgatgatgagcTATATACCGAATTGATGTGTTCCAATTCtaaattgttgatgtttCTAAAATATCCAGAAACATTATCGAAATTAGTTGATTATGTGACAAAGGAACCCATCTTAACTGAGAGTTTGATTGAAGAACCAGATATAACTGAAGAATTAGCTGAAAGAACAATTATAGTTGATGCAGATGAAAATACCCTGGAAGAACCCCTAGATAGagatgttgaagaaattacaGATAATGCATCAGACGTATCACAGGAAACAAGCTGTACAGTTCCTCCTGAAACTGAAGAACAGATTGAATCTCGAAGGGCAAGAATTGCTGCAGATATCCTCGCAGCTGATGTCTGGCCCATATCTTCGGCGCTAATGGAAAACGAAGAATTGCTAACCAGGCTTTGGTCTGTATTGGATCATCCTGCTCCTCTGTCGATTGCAGCCTCCTCATACTTCATGaagattaatgaaagattacTAGACATGGATATCAATAACATGCTACAGTTTATTTTAAACCGAAAAACATTAGTTGATAGATTCATAACACATGTGGATAATCCATCTCTAATGGATTTCTTACTAAAAGTTATTTCTACCGACAAACCTGATGCTCCAACAGGAGTCataaatcaattaaagGAACAAGATTTGATACCTAAATTGTTAGATCATTTGGACATGACATACTCGGCATCTACGCAATCAGCCGTCGGGGATTTCATAAAAGCTTTTGTAACACTAAGTGCTAActctaataatgaaattgcCTCTGGTATTGGTCCTAATGAATTGACAAGACAGTTGGTCTCTTCAGAGATGATGGAAAAACTTATAAAAACTATGTTAAATGGTGGTACTTCTTTAAGTAATGGTGTTGGAATAATCATTGAATTAATTCgtaaaaataattctgATTATGATTTTGTTCAGGTTATCTATACTTCATTGGCAACACATCCGCCAACAGATAGAGATCCAATTCATTTGACTTATTTGGTTAAACTATTTGCGAAATATATGCCAGACTTCGAGAAATTGTTAAGTGGTAATAAACTACCGCTTCTGAAAACACCATTCGGTGAAATTGAACCCTTAGGATTTGAGAAATTTAAGATTTGTGAATTGATCGCTGAATTGCTACATTGCTCTAATATGACATTACTAAATGAACCCAATGGAGAGGCAATCGTAACTGAACGTGATCTTGAAAGAGTAAAGATGTTTTcccaagaagaagataatgaCATGAATGGTACGGCAGATttacaagaagaaatcgaAGAGAATTCAGTTGCTGagaaatcatcaaatggGGGAGAAGTTAcagaaaaattgaacaaattaaaaattgaaCCCGAACAAATTATTTCTGAAACAAATGAAGAGATTGAAACTGAGCATGAAGACAATGACACCGATCCTGTCAATACTAATGATGAGTTAGACGTTGCTAATGGAGAAGTTGAAACAGCTGAAATCTATGATGAAACGTTGTCAGATTCGGAGGCTACCGAAGCATTATTACGTGAAAATCCAATTCCTGGTGaccaattgaaaatttctcTTCGAGAAACAGGTATTATAAGaacaattttggaaatgtTTTTTCACTTTGAATGGAACAACTTTTTACATAATGTTGTCTTTGATATTGTTCAGCAGATATTTAATGGTCCACTAAGGACAACCTATAATAGGTTCTTGTTAGGTGATCTATTGACAGGCTCCGAGATTATTCATCTGGTGTTGGATGGTGATAAGAAATGTGCGGCACAGCAAGAAAAACATGGTTTACGTATTGGTTATATGGGCCATTTGATGCTAATAGCAGAAGAAATTGCCAAATTTATCgaatatattgaagaaatgaagaTATCGTTTTCGAATCCAGCAATACAAGAGTGTCTTAATGAACCCCAATGGAGAGAATATATGGCTACGATATTAGCTGATACAAGAGTCAAATACAATACTGTCTTGGGTGATTTTGTCAGTGAAGATGGGTCCGGAGATCTTATACACAACGCTGATTTAGACATTATTGATACTGATGCTATGAAAGACGACGAAGATAGTTATATGAACGAATACGATAGTAGAGATAATGTCAATGACGAAAACACCTACCAAACTTTTGACGAAAACGAAAATGcagatgaggatgatggCTATGCTGAATATAGTGATGGGCATAATTCTGATGATTTGCAATATTCCCCGGAAAGAAACCAACAAACAGATAAGATTCAATCCAATGAAGGATATCCTGAGCATGGAGATAAATTCACCTCGTATATGTCACACCATCTTGGtggaaattttaatgataCCGTTGGTAAGGGGaataatatgaataatACGCAAGAATCGGCGGAAGGAGACGGTGAAGGCTGGAGTTCGCGTGATGCTGAACATAACATGGCACATAACCTAGCTAAGCATGAAGATATTCACGCTCAATTCAAAATGGAAGATATTCATGATGACGAAGATTACACTGACCCTAGTGATGATGGCCAATCATATGCTAAGCCTGGCCATCCGCTATATAGTGGTTTTATACCGTCAAGGAAGGATTCTAATGGAGTTCAATTAATTTCGAATTCTCAACTAagtgatgaagaggagAGTAGTGATGATAGTTCGTCCGATTTGaatgatgacgaagaagatgaagatggcAATATTGGCTCTGATGATTATAATGATGGTAGCGAGTATTCTTTGCAAAGAACACGCAGCAAAGAATTCACCTTCATGAGTTGA
- the BCH2 gene encoding Bch2p (ancestral locus Anc_1.267), whose amino-acid sequence MANNDHSTPPFMYLFKGLYPRRHSQTTPDKSTSTLASASTPKLTRSRSNTRHAEIIEDFPRIIEQKYNSSVESRSQCLHSQLQRDRIDIGPADLVHITLSDPYHNTPLGQYFHLTGLDCSNDTNPLAFLRLITSSLSTQFDNVVYCSYNLFAKQDVRIHFESMDVYQVSVLDFQGTTWPPERVALTEQVWDELFVSAMIRSVLYNWDKERQVAGLVQLPLMRNNLQRIVKLVCQFVPRFAESGWDNCQSVYLTILDNYLIVALLQLLKVSGREIVQYTLDYLMELASIEETSNDDAMYYKIVRIAIMDQTEEMDVEMIRDINELLIPLLTKINDSGSNRDARGDRQRSLQLINSVAVLLNFQAKFLINQRDYEKALAVSSMSTSLSSDTFNSWYYLSLSYISLGRFDKALYAINSMPFLPEIDSIKLTQQASMDGGHYVRPKGMNTFQLEAVEFDNLTRALKNLDIDTLKSIIFGRVVMPNRSKRGCIGELWSQSCLQVGPIFGPQSDNLMDFVSDAEVSSITDKNLLRRSLITREYSWSHKQIYGLLMMISESLGWNTLIELRADIFVMEKEYASIERETILNKGILPAHVRTKRLCQRWLDQIFLDIYEDLTISSTLAAATADENANNKESMKYTGLEWELLGLAMMRIWKWEDALACLRTSMAARFDIISCTNLLTLYLNQHASGISVIDSDLVIELIVKKVSYESRFYDTFQLFNLNVLFSLADDMGLSMLKGKIMILPFLEPGIRTMIDNMLEWVEEKLSIPHGTIT is encoded by the coding sequence ATGGCGAACAATGACCACAGCACACCGCCATTCATGTACCTATTCAAGGGCCTCTACCCCAGGAGGCACTCCCAGACAACTCCAGATAAGAGTACCAGTACTCTTGCCTCCGCTTCCACGCCCAAATTGACCAGAAGTCGAAGCAATACTCGTCATGCGGAAATCATTGAGGACTTCCCCCGAATCATTGAACAAAAGTACAACTCGTCAGTGGAATCCCGGTCACAATGCCTCCATAGTCAATTACAAAGGGACAGAATAGACATCGGACCTGCGGATTTGGTTCACATTACATTGTCGGACCCATACCATAACACGCCACTAGGTCAATACTTCCATCTCACAGGATTGGATTGCTCCAATGATACAAACCCATTGGCATTCCTCCGCTTGATTACTTCATCTTTGAGTACCCAGTTCGATAACGTTGTATATTGTTCGTACAATTTGTTCGCGAAACAGGACGTGAGAATCCATTTCGAATCCATGGATGTGTATCAAGTGAGCGTCTTGGACTTCCAGGGGACAACATGGCCCCCAGAAAGAGTTGCCTTGACGGAACAAGTGTGGGATGAACTGTTTGTGAGCGCAATGATAAGGTCTGTGCTTTATAATTGGGATAAGGAGAGACAAGTGGCTGGGTTGGTGCAATTACCATTGATGAGAAATAATTTGCAAAGAATCGTGAAGCTGGTGTGCCAATTTGTACCCAGGTTTGCTGAATCAGGATGGGATAATTGTCAATCCGTGTATTTGACCATATTAgataattatttgattgtGGCCCTCTTGCAATTGTTGAAGGTTTCTGGGAGGGAGATTGTGCAGTATACTTTGGATTACTTGATGGAGTTGGCATCGATCGAGGAGACCTCGAATGATGATGCGATGTATTATAAAATTGTAAGGATCGCCATTATGGATCAGACGGAGGAGATGGACGTGGAAATGATACGGGATATCAATGAATTGTTGATACCGTTACTCACTAAGATAAATGATAGTGGTAGTAATCGAGATGCCCGCGGTGATCGTCAACGATCGTtacaattaattaattctGTTGCTGTCCTATTGAATTTCCAGGCGAAATTTCTAATTAACCAACGTGATTATGAAAAGGCATTAGCTGTTTCCTCCATGTCCACGAGTCTTTCATCAGACACTTTCAATTCCTGGTATTATTTATCATTGTCCTATATCTCACTGGGTCGATTTGATAAGGCATTATACGCGATCAACTCCATGCCATTTTTACCAGAAATAGATTCCATCAAATTGACACAACAAGCTAGTATGGATGGTGGTCATTATGTTAGACCCAAAGGGATGAACACATTCCAGTTAGAAGCCGTTGAATTCGATAATTTAACAAGagctttgaaaaatttagaCATTGATACTTTGAAAAGCATCATATTTGGGAGAGTAGTTATGCCCAATAGATCCAAACGTGGATGCATTGGAGAATTATGGAGTCAATCGTGTTTACAAGTGGGCCCCATTTTTGGTCCACAGAGTGATAATTTAATGGATTTCGTGTCAGATGCAGAAGTCTCCTCTATTACTGATAAGAACTTATTGAGGAGAAGTTTGATTACTAGAGAATATAGTTGGTCTCATAAACAGATTTACGgattattgatgatgatcaGTGAATCTTTGGGATGGAATACTCTCATTGAACTACGAGCCGATATTTTTGTCATGGAAAAAGAGTATGCAAGCATTGAAAGGGAAACTATCCTAAATAAAGGAATCTTGCCAGCCCACGTGAGAACAAAAAGGCTTTGTCAAAGATGGTTagatcaaatatttttagaCATTTACGAAGATTTAACGATATCTAGTACTTTGGCTGCAGCAACCGCGGATGAAAATGCTAACAACAAGGAATCCATGAAATATACTGGACTGGAATGGGAACTGCTAGGTTTGGCAATGATGAGGATTTGGAAATGGGAAGATGCCCTGGCATGTTTAAGAACAAGCATGGCAGCAAGATTCGATATTATAAGTTGTACAAATCTTTTGACTTTGTACTTAAATCAACATGCATCTGGAATATCCGTCATTGATTCCGATCTGGTGATAGAACTCATTGTAAAGAAGGTCTCTTATGAATCGAGATTTTACGATACCTTTCAATTATTCAACCTGAATGTATTATTTTCTCTTGCTGATGATATGGGCCTTTCCATGCTCAAGGGAAAGATCATGATTCTACCCTTCCTGGAACCTGGAATACGGACAATGATAGATAACATGCTAGAATGGGTAGAAGAGAAGTTATCCATACCGCATGGTACCATCACATAA